A genomic window from Brassica oleracea var. oleracea cultivar TO1000 chromosome C8, BOL, whole genome shotgun sequence includes:
- the LOC106310936 gene encoding ELMO domain-containing protein A-like isoform X3: protein MAVVNEPVVIPMATVATRSWIGGLFTRSSRRQDKSIDYTLSPLQEERLQRLQDRLLVPFDETCPDHQESLKALWNVAFPNVNLTGLVTEQWKEMGWQGPNPSTDFRGCGFIGLENLLFSARVYPVCFRRLLLKQRGDRAQWEYPFAVAGINISFMLIQMLDLQNAPKPKCIPGMNFLKLLEEDENAFDVLYCIAFAMMDAQWLAMHASYMEFNEVLQATRNQLERELSLDDIHRIQDLPAYNLLFQ, encoded by the exons ATGGCAGTGGTCAA TGAGCCGGTGGTTATTCCTATGGCTACGGTTGCAACAAGATCATGGATAGGAGGGCTTTTCACACGCTCCAGTAGACGTCAAGACAAGTCAATCGACTACACTTTGTCTCCTCTTCAG GAGGAAAGACTTCAAAGGCTGCAAGATCGTTTGCTTGTACCTTTTGACGAGACATGTCCTGACCATCAG GAATCACTTAAAGCATTGTGGAATGTCGCATTTCCGAATGTTAATCTCACAGGTTTAGTAACAGAACAATGGAAAGAAATGGGATGGCAAGGTCCCAATCCATCTACCGATTTCAG GGGTTGTGGATTTATTGGTCTAGAGAATTTGCTATTTTCTGCAAGAGTTTATCCG GTTTGTTTCCGGAGGCTATTATTGAAACAAAGAGGCGACCGAGCACAGTGGGAGTACCCTTTTGCTGTGGCCGGAATCAACATCTCCTTCATGCTTATCCAAATGCTCGATTTACAAAACGCTC CAAAGCCGAAATGTATTCCAGGAATGAATTTTCTCAAACTATTAGAAG AAGACGAGAATGCATTCGATGTACTATATTGTATAGCTTTCGCAATGATGGATGCTCAATGGCTCGCGATGCACGCTTCTTACATGGAATTCAAT GAAGTATTACAGGCGACTAGGAATCAGCTAGAGAGAGAGCTTTCTTTGGACGATATTCATCGGATTCAAGATCTTCCTGCTTACAATCTCTTGTTCCAGTAG
- the LOC106310936 gene encoding ELMO domain-containing protein A-like isoform X2 — translation MKRGKGEKKEKKSRDGSGQVVPLTEPVVIPMATVATRSWIGGLFTRSSRRQDKSIDYTLSPLQEERLQRLQDRLLVPFDETCPDHQESLKALWNVAFPNVNLTGLVTEQWKEMGWQGPNPSTDFRGCGFIGLENLLFSARVYPVCFRRLLLKQRGDRAQWEYPFAVAGINISFMLIQMLDLQNAPKPKCIPGMNFLKLLEDENAFDVLYCIAFAMMDAQWLAMHASYMEFNEVLQATRNQLERELSLDDIHRIQDLPAYNLLFQ, via the exons ATGAAGCGTGGGAAAGGCGAGAAAAAAGAAAAGAAGAGCCGAGATGGCAGTGGTCAAGTAGTTCCACTCAC TGAGCCGGTGGTTATTCCTATGGCTACGGTTGCAACAAGATCATGGATAGGAGGGCTTTTCACACGCTCCAGTAGACGTCAAGACAAGTCAATCGACTACACTTTGTCTCCTCTTCAG GAGGAAAGACTTCAAAGGCTGCAAGATCGTTTGCTTGTACCTTTTGACGAGACATGTCCTGACCATCAG GAATCACTTAAAGCATTGTGGAATGTCGCATTTCCGAATGTTAATCTCACAGGTTTAGTAACAGAACAATGGAAAGAAATGGGATGGCAAGGTCCCAATCCATCTACCGATTTCAG GGGTTGTGGATTTATTGGTCTAGAGAATTTGCTATTTTCTGCAAGAGTTTATCCG GTTTGTTTCCGGAGGCTATTATTGAAACAAAGAGGCGACCGAGCACAGTGGGAGTACCCTTTTGCTGTGGCCGGAATCAACATCTCCTTCATGCTTATCCAAATGCTCGATTTACAAAACGCTC CAAAGCCGAAATGTATTCCAGGAATGAATTTTCTCAAACTATTAGAAG ACGAGAATGCATTCGATGTACTATATTGTATAGCTTTCGCAATGATGGATGCTCAATGGCTCGCGATGCACGCTTCTTACATGGAATTCAAT GAAGTATTACAGGCGACTAGGAATCAGCTAGAGAGAGAGCTTTCTTTGGACGATATTCATCGGATTCAAGATCTTCCTGCTTACAATCTCTTGTTCCAGTAG
- the LOC106310936 gene encoding ELMO domain-containing protein A-like isoform X1 yields MKRGKGEKKEKKSRDGSGQVVPLTEPVVIPMATVATRSWIGGLFTRSSRRQDKSIDYTLSPLQEERLQRLQDRLLVPFDETCPDHQESLKALWNVAFPNVNLTGLVTEQWKEMGWQGPNPSTDFRGCGFIGLENLLFSARVYPVCFRRLLLKQRGDRAQWEYPFAVAGINISFMLIQMLDLQNAPKPKCIPGMNFLKLLEEDENAFDVLYCIAFAMMDAQWLAMHASYMEFNEVLQATRNQLERELSLDDIHRIQDLPAYNLLFQ; encoded by the exons ATGAAGCGTGGGAAAGGCGAGAAAAAAGAAAAGAAGAGCCGAGATGGCAGTGGTCAAGTAGTTCCACTCAC TGAGCCGGTGGTTATTCCTATGGCTACGGTTGCAACAAGATCATGGATAGGAGGGCTTTTCACACGCTCCAGTAGACGTCAAGACAAGTCAATCGACTACACTTTGTCTCCTCTTCAG GAGGAAAGACTTCAAAGGCTGCAAGATCGTTTGCTTGTACCTTTTGACGAGACATGTCCTGACCATCAG GAATCACTTAAAGCATTGTGGAATGTCGCATTTCCGAATGTTAATCTCACAGGTTTAGTAACAGAACAATGGAAAGAAATGGGATGGCAAGGTCCCAATCCATCTACCGATTTCAG GGGTTGTGGATTTATTGGTCTAGAGAATTTGCTATTTTCTGCAAGAGTTTATCCG GTTTGTTTCCGGAGGCTATTATTGAAACAAAGAGGCGACCGAGCACAGTGGGAGTACCCTTTTGCTGTGGCCGGAATCAACATCTCCTTCATGCTTATCCAAATGCTCGATTTACAAAACGCTC CAAAGCCGAAATGTATTCCAGGAATGAATTTTCTCAAACTATTAGAAG AAGACGAGAATGCATTCGATGTACTATATTGTATAGCTTTCGCAATGATGGATGCTCAATGGCTCGCGATGCACGCTTCTTACATGGAATTCAAT GAAGTATTACAGGCGACTAGGAATCAGCTAGAGAGAGAGCTTTCTTTGGACGATATTCATCGGATTCAAGATCTTCCTGCTTACAATCTCTTGTTCCAGTAG
- the LOC106307221 gene encoding protochlorophyllide reductase C, chloroplastic-like isoform X1 produces the protein MALQAAYSLLPSTTASIHKEGRFSASLKETNLTSFSFSNNLRSDKISIKKQRRQNPQFSTGIRAQTVTATPPANEASPEQKKTQRKGTAVITGASSGLGLATAKALADTGKWHVIMACRNFLKAEKAAKSVGMSKEDYTVMHLDLASLESVKQFVDNYRRTERPLDVLVCNAAVYQPTAKEPSFTAEGFELSVGTNHLGHFLLSRLLLDDLKKSDYPSKRMIIVGSITGNTNTLAGNVPPKANLGDLRGLASGLNGQNSSMIDGGEYDGAKAYKDSKVCNMLTMQELHRRYHEETGVTFASLYPGCIATTGLFREHIPLFRLLFPPFQKYITKGYVSEEEAGKRLAQVVSDPSLGKSGVYWSWNNNSSSFENQLSKEASDAEKAKKLWEVSEKLVGLA, from the exons ATGGCTCTTCAGGCTGCTTACTCGCTTCTTCCTTCTACTACTGCTTCAATCCACAAAGAG GGTAGATTCAGTGCTTCTCTAAAGGAGACGAATTTAACTAGTTTTTCATTTTCCAACAATCTTAGATCCGACAAGATCTCCATCAAG AAGCAGAGGAGACAAAACCCACAGTTTTCCACAGGCATTCGTGCACAGACCGTTACAGCAACGCCGCCGGCGAACGAAGCCTCGCCGGAGCAAAAGAAGACTCAGAGAAAAGGCACCGCAGTGATCACCGGAGCTTCGTCTGGTTTAGGTTTAGCCACGGCGAAGGCTTTGGCAGACACAGGGAAATGGCACGTGATCATGGCGTGCAGGAACTTTCTCAAGGCCGAGAAAGCAGCGAAATCTGTAGGAATGTCTAAGGAAGACTACACGGTGATGCATCTCGATCTCGCTTCGCTAGAAAGCGTGAAGCAGTTCGTCGATAACTACCGGAGAACAGAACGTCCGCTAGATGTTCTTGTCTGTAACGCTGCTGTTTACCAACCAACTGCTAAAGAACCTTCCTTTACAGCCGAAGGGTTTGAGCTAAGCGTTGGAACCAACCATCTCGGTCATTTTCTTCTCTCGAGGTTGCTTCTTGATGACCTGAAAAAATCGGATTATCCATCAAAACGTATGATCATCGTAGGATCTATAACAG GGAATACAAACACTTTGGCTGGGAACGTGCCGCCCAAGGCAAACCTTGGAGACCTAAGAGGCTTAGCATCGGGGCTGAACGGGCAGAACAGTTCGATGATAGATGGAGGAGAGTATGATGGAGCCAAAGCTTACAAAGACAGCAAAGTGTGCAATATGCTGACGATGCAGGAGCTTCACAGGCGTTACCACGAGGAAACTGGAGTCACGTTTGCTTCTCTATACCCTGGTTGCATCGCTACAACTGGGTTGTTCAGAGAACACATACCTCTGTTTAGGCTTTTGTTCCCGCCTTTTCAGAAGTATATCACCAAAGGTTATGTATCTGAAGAGGAAGCTGGGAAAAGACTAGCACAG GTTGTGAGTGATCCGAGTCTGGGGAAGTCAGGGGTGTATTGGAGCTGGAACAATAACTCGTCTTCGTTTGAGAATCAGTTGTCTAAAGAAGCAAGTGATGCAGAGAAGGCAAAGAAACTTTGGGAGGTTAGCGAGAAGCTTGTTGGTTTGGCTTGA
- the LOC106307221 gene encoding protochlorophyllide reductase C, chloroplastic-like isoform X2 — MALQAAYSLLPSTTASIHKEGRFSASLKETNLTSFSFSNNLRSDKISIKQRRQNPQFSTGIRAQTVTATPPANEASPEQKKTQRKGTAVITGASSGLGLATAKALADTGKWHVIMACRNFLKAEKAAKSVGMSKEDYTVMHLDLASLESVKQFVDNYRRTERPLDVLVCNAAVYQPTAKEPSFTAEGFELSVGTNHLGHFLLSRLLLDDLKKSDYPSKRMIIVGSITGNTNTLAGNVPPKANLGDLRGLASGLNGQNSSMIDGGEYDGAKAYKDSKVCNMLTMQELHRRYHEETGVTFASLYPGCIATTGLFREHIPLFRLLFPPFQKYITKGYVSEEEAGKRLAQVVSDPSLGKSGVYWSWNNNSSSFENQLSKEASDAEKAKKLWEVSEKLVGLA; from the exons ATGGCTCTTCAGGCTGCTTACTCGCTTCTTCCTTCTACTACTGCTTCAATCCACAAAGAG GGTAGATTCAGTGCTTCTCTAAAGGAGACGAATTTAACTAGTTTTTCATTTTCCAACAATCTTAGATCCGACAAGATCTCCATCAAG CAGAGGAGACAAAACCCACAGTTTTCCACAGGCATTCGTGCACAGACCGTTACAGCAACGCCGCCGGCGAACGAAGCCTCGCCGGAGCAAAAGAAGACTCAGAGAAAAGGCACCGCAGTGATCACCGGAGCTTCGTCTGGTTTAGGTTTAGCCACGGCGAAGGCTTTGGCAGACACAGGGAAATGGCACGTGATCATGGCGTGCAGGAACTTTCTCAAGGCCGAGAAAGCAGCGAAATCTGTAGGAATGTCTAAGGAAGACTACACGGTGATGCATCTCGATCTCGCTTCGCTAGAAAGCGTGAAGCAGTTCGTCGATAACTACCGGAGAACAGAACGTCCGCTAGATGTTCTTGTCTGTAACGCTGCTGTTTACCAACCAACTGCTAAAGAACCTTCCTTTACAGCCGAAGGGTTTGAGCTAAGCGTTGGAACCAACCATCTCGGTCATTTTCTTCTCTCGAGGTTGCTTCTTGATGACCTGAAAAAATCGGATTATCCATCAAAACGTATGATCATCGTAGGATCTATAACAG GGAATACAAACACTTTGGCTGGGAACGTGCCGCCCAAGGCAAACCTTGGAGACCTAAGAGGCTTAGCATCGGGGCTGAACGGGCAGAACAGTTCGATGATAGATGGAGGAGAGTATGATGGAGCCAAAGCTTACAAAGACAGCAAAGTGTGCAATATGCTGACGATGCAGGAGCTTCACAGGCGTTACCACGAGGAAACTGGAGTCACGTTTGCTTCTCTATACCCTGGTTGCATCGCTACAACTGGGTTGTTCAGAGAACACATACCTCTGTTTAGGCTTTTGTTCCCGCCTTTTCAGAAGTATATCACCAAAGGTTATGTATCTGAAGAGGAAGCTGGGAAAAGACTAGCACAG GTTGTGAGTGATCCGAGTCTGGGGAAGTCAGGGGTGTATTGGAGCTGGAACAATAACTCGTCTTCGTTTGAGAATCAGTTGTCTAAAGAAGCAAGTGATGCAGAGAAGGCAAAGAAACTTTGGGAGGTTAGCGAGAAGCTTGTTGGTTTGGCTTGA